In the Oryza glaberrima chromosome 6, OglaRS2, whole genome shotgun sequence genome, one interval contains:
- the LOC127775516 gene encoding auxin-responsive protein SAUR32-like: MGVHLLKRQQSSASAGGSSAGGGMPPKGCMAVRVVGPGGVGGGGGGAEGERFVVPVGYLKHPLFVGLLKEAEEEFGFEQKGAITIPCGVDHFRRVQGIIHHQKHHHGGSSHGGGGGGLLSGHGGHGSSGHHNNFHIAACFRA, translated from the coding sequence ATGGGCGTGCACTTGCTGAAGAGGCAGcagtcgtcggcgtcggcggggggGTCGTCGGCGGGGGGAGGGATGCCGCCGAAGGGGTGCATGGCGGTGAGGGTGGTGGggcccggcggcgtgggcggcggcggaggaggagcggaggggGAGAGGTTCGTGGTGCCGGTGGGTTATCTGAAGCACCCGCTGTTCGTGGGGCTCCTcaaggaggccgaggaggagttCGGGTTCGAGCAGAAGGGCGCCATCACCATCCCCTGCGGCGTCGACCACTTCCGCCGCGTCCAGGGCATCATCCACCACCAGAAGCACCACCACGGCGGCTCatcccatggcggcggcggcggcggcctcctctccgGCCACGGCGGCCATGGCTCGTCGGGACACCACAACAACTTCCACATCGCCGCCTGCTTCAGGGCCTGA